Part of the Nitrospirota bacterium genome is shown below.
AACTCATAGGCCGTATGCAGACCACCACGGTACGAGCCTAGACGAACAGGAATCATTCGTGTCGACCTTTACCCGTCATATTTTCGTCTGTACCAACCAGCGAAGCCCCGATGATCCACGCGGGAGCTGCTCGAAGCTCGGATCTGAAGCGCTCCACGCCTGTTTCAAACAGGAAGCGAAACGGCTGGACTTGAAAAACGTCGTCCGCGCCAATAAAGCCGGCTGTCTCGACCATTGCGCCGAAGGGCCGAGCGTCGTCATCTACCCAGAAGGCGTGTGGTATCAAGTCAAAACCGAAGCCGACGTGACGGAAATCATGGAGCGCCATGTCGTCAAAGGCGAAGTCGTGACCCGTCTCGTCTTGCCCGGCCATCCAGCTCCCATGACCGTCCCTCCGCT
Proteins encoded:
- a CDS encoding (2Fe-2S) ferredoxin domain-containing protein; this translates as MSTFTRHIFVCTNQRSPDDPRGSCSKLGSEALHACFKQEAKRLDLKNVVRANKAGCLDHCAEGPSVVIYPEGVWYQVKTEADVTEIMERHVVKGEVVTRLVLPGHPAPMTVPPLKP